Proteins co-encoded in one Podospora pseudoanserina strain CBS 124.78 chromosome 7 map unlocalized CBS124.78p_7, whole genome shotgun sequence genomic window:
- the ATG15 gene encoding putative lipase atg15 (EggNog:ENOG503NWX1; COG:G), translating to MMWWRRKEAGAQCTSNGRVTAQLLLSFLALSGTTIATAPRNHQGDAQQVLPIPIDISPIPGLSPEAPQPAEHTFTLRHVFHHGTHKHPGLHRKQDVDATKANVFLAAEDGYGRERIGPLRAQSDAVTIQRLVDRRPAVVDPLVAQSRQQGFVSVLAPSAWTMDEVPGPNITDKQTVLTMAYMAADAYVEHEGEADWEEVGRPFNRSADFGWQGDGLRGHIFADQTNSTVVIGLKGTSLAVFDGDGTTTNDKENDNLFFSCCCAQQGPWTWRQVCSCATSTYTCNTTCVTQALREENRYYQAGRELYANVTELYPNANIWLTGHSLGGAVSSFLGLTYGVPTVTFQAVPEALPASRLGLPVPPGADPEAPQARRYTGAFHFGHTADPIYIGTCNGATASCSYGGYALETACHTGMECVYDTVADKGWRVGIGTHKIRSVIHDVILKYDEAAKCKFTPECRDCGNWKMYESNGTETTTTSISATSTEKTRTRTETCKTPGWWGCLDETTTTAGTITTTTVTTTATTTTCLTPSRGWFGCKDKTTLTTTITSTTPTPTPTPTTSCATPGRFWGCYDDITTIGTSSTTTTEQSTITPPPTMPNTTPAPTVTETAGCRSRAWYGMCKEYEGEPSVKNDEM from the exons atgatgtggtggaggaggaaggaggcagGTGCCCAGTGCACATCGAATGGACGGGTCACCGCCCAGCTACTGTtgtccttcctcgccctctccggGACTACCATCGCGACAGCGCCCAGAAATCACCAGGGAGATGCGCAACAGGTGCTACCTATACCAATAGACATCTCTCCGATTCCAGGTTTATCACCAGAAGCCCCACAGCCTGCCGAACACACCTTT ACCCTGCGCCACGTCTTCCACCATGGTACTCACAAGCACCCCGGCCTTCACCGAAAACAGGATGTCGATGCGACAAAAGCCAATGTCTTTTTGGCCGCCGAAGATGGATACGGCCGCGAGCGCATTGGCCCGCTCCGAGCGCAGAGTGACGCGGTGACGATACAGCGGTTGGTCGACCGCAGACCCGCCGTGGTAGACCCCCTCGTGGCTCAATCAAGACAACAGGGTTTTGTTTCGGTTCTTGCCCCATCGGCGTGGACCATGGACGAGGTTCCAGGGCCGAATATTACCGATAAGCAGACAGTCCTGACGATGGCATACATGGCAGCCGACGCCTACGTGGAGCacgagggagaggccgattgggaagaggttggaagGCCGTTCAACAGAAGTGCCGACTTTGGTTGGCAGGGCGATGGATTGCGTGGACATATCTTTGCGGATCAGACCAACTCGACGGTAGTGATTGGCTTGAAGGGCACCTCGCTTGCCGTCTTTGACGGTGATGGCACGACGACCAACGATAAAGAAAACGATAACCTCTTTTTCAGTTGCTGCTGCGCTCAGCAAGGACCCTGGACATGGCGGCAGGTTTGCTCTTGCGCGACGTCGACCTATACTTGCAACACGACGTGCGTTACTCAGGCGTTGCGGGAGGAGAACCGCTACTACCAGGCGGGCCGTGAGCTCTATGCCAATGTTACGGAGCTCTATCCCAATGCCAACATCTGGTTGACTGGCCACTCTCTCGGAGGTGCTGTCAGCTCTTTCCTCGGCCTTACGTATGGCGTTCCGACCGTGACCTTCCAGGCCGTTCCGGAAGCCTTGCCGGCCAGCAGACTGGGCTTGCCCGTGCCTCCTGGTGCTGACCCGGAAGCACCGCAAGCTAGGCGGTACACGGGCGCCTTTCACTTTGGACACACCGCTGACCCGATCTACATTGGTACCTGCAACGGAGCCACTGCTTCTTGCTCGTACGGCGGTTATGCTCTAGAAACCGCCTGTCACACAGGCATGGAGTGTGTGTACGATACGGTGGCTGACAAGGGGTGGCGCGTCGGAATTGGTACGCACAAGATTCGATCCGTCATCCACGATGTCATCCTCAAGTATGATGAAGCGGCCAAGTGCAAGTTTACGCCAGAGTGCAGAGACTGTGGCAATTGGAAGATGTACGAGAGCAACGGCACAGAGACTACGACGACGTCGATATCGGCCACGTCCACCGAAAAGACAAGGACCCGAACTGAGACTTGCAAGACACCAGGATGGTGGGGCTGCCTGGATGagactaccaccaccgcgggCACAATCACTACTACTACTGTTACCACAACGGCAACGACCACCACGTGCCTGACTCC GTCTAGGGGATGGTTTGGTTGCAAGGATAAGACAACCTTGACAACGACAATcacttcaacaacccccacgcccactcccactcccaccacctcatgCGCCACCCCAGGCCGATTCTGGGGATGCTATGATGATATCACAACAATAGGCACAAGCTCCACGACAACTACCGAGCAGTCCACTAttacccctccaccaaccatgCCCAACACGACGCCTGCTCCAACAGTAACAGAAACAGCCGGCTGTCGTTCTAGGGCATGGTATGGAATGTGCAAAGAGTACGAGGGCGAGCCATCCGTCAAGAACGACGAGATGTAA
- a CDS encoding uncharacterized protein (COG:U; EggNog:ENOG503NXP1), whose protein sequence is MSSNPPSAAERSGSSRPLRSFRVERSPSPEPTSRPKRASTIMTGPTPGAKSMVRTASGTHVRLGSETERPDTFESRISEENADSEPPRASVDLDDLPIELVSLTDGFIDSLSAKVHSTPPNIDRLSQMFQDFYATASAHIRTHIDSLATLQRRDVSPTPALSTRASAASLLRAKAASLGTKEKTKPGVVRRESEMLTPEELAERKKARRALEQKKGLLEEAVERRLCEGVYSKIYRHRTTQDEAQDAKLRSKTAALAVVDIGPVDLGVELGTPENDPEAIAKKTAEVKKWLEGARKELTLMSQARYPLRKINHLKAAFKSIIDTLAHFHPSSSADELMPMLIYTLITLPPQNLNAISDINFIQRFRWEQKLTGEASYCLTTLEATISFLETKTPFPSLLTHLTLSPTAATAIAAAAASSPNPNTATASLSANLIRPPFPSPSSAAAVGFRSTVSQQLRNRRLSDLVNTPAQAFNAASDAVLSTVNTADQSLKTIGNSLGDSYKFLLGKLREPLSQPDGQVLVPKTLDDARKLIGTPPPPLDRADSPSPGPGPVSEDRPPLLSFISGTGRKISRDPSADSTRSGGSRRALDEPNLRPPTSTTTTTTTAVATGGGGSPVVTSPLDSMRQLGNSFNPLGRISAGIGGFRNFGRSTPTPSSPAPPTPTKDAVSTLSTRGLGVTTGAAGTEGGDLATAFPDLAGSLPPRKIEGPIQKFVNMQNAAEMKVGDVFELLKDYKRLAGAIKEMGGFKE, encoded by the exons atgtcGTCCAACCCACCAAGTGCCGCAGAGCGCTCTGGCTCCTCGAGACCTCTTCGTTCCTTTCGTGTCGAGCGCTCACCCTCCCCGGAACCAACGTCTCGTCCAAAGAGAGCCAGTACCATCATGACGGGACCAACGCCTGGTGCGAAGTCCATGGTCCGTACTGCGTCTGGCACGCATGTGAGGCTGGGCAGCGAGACGGAAAGGCCAGACACCTTTGAGAGCCGGATTAGTGAGGAGAATGCCGATTCTGAACCACCGAGGGCCTCAGTTGACCTGGACGATCTGCCCATCGAGCTGGTCAGCTTGACCGACGGCTTCATTGACTCATTGTCGGCCAAGGTCCATTCCACTCCGCCAAATATTGACAGGCTGTCGCAAATGTTCCAGGACTTTTATGCTACTGCCTCAGCCCATATCAGGACCCATATCGACAGCCTGGCTACTCTGCAGAGGCGAGATGTGTCTCCGACGCCAGCCCTGTCGACCAGAGCATCTGCTGCCAGCTTGCTCCGGGCCAAGGCTGCTTCGCTGGGTACCAAGGAGAAGACGAAGCCAGGAGTTGTCAGAAGGGAGTCAGAGATGTTGACACCAGAAGAGCTGGCGGAAAGGAAAAAGGCGCGGAGAGCGctggagcagaagaagggaCTCTTGGAGGAAGCCGTGGAGAGGAGGTTATGTGAAGGAGTCTACAGCAAAATCTACCGCCATCGTACCACTCAAGACGAAGCACAGGATGCCAAACTTCGGTCAAAAACTGCTGCCCTCGCCGTGGTTGATATTGGGCCCGTGGATCTCGGTGTCGAGCTCGGCACACCGGAAAATGATCCAGAAGCGATCGCCAAGAAGAcggccgaggtcaagaagtGGTTAGAGGGCGCAAGGAAAGAGCTCACGTTGATGAGCCAGGCGCGGTATCCCCTTCGGAAGATCAACCACCTAAAGGCCGCCTTCAAGAGCATCATTGATACCCTGGCACATTTCCacccctcgtcctcggccgATGAGCTCATGCCCATGCTCATCTACactctcatcaccctcccaccacagAACCTCAACGCCATCAGTgacatcaacttcatccaGCGCTTCCGCTGGGAACAAAAGCTAACCGGCGAGGCCTCCTACTGCCTAACAACTCTCGAAGCGACAATCAGCTTCCTCGAAACC AAAACACCTTTCCCCAGCCttctcacccacctcaccctctccccgactgccgccaccgccatcgcgGCGGCAGCCGCCTCCAGTCCAAACCccaacacagcaacagcctccctctccgccaatTTGATCaggccccccttcccctccccctcctcagcagccgcAGTGGGCTTCCGCTCCACAGTCTCGCAACAGCTCCGCAACCGCCGCCTCTCAGACCTAGTAAACACCCCCGCTCAAGCCTTCAACGCCGCCTCCGACGCTGTCCTCTCAACAGTCAACACCGCCGACCAGTCCCTAAAAACAATAGGAAACTCCCTCGGCGACAGCTACAaattcctcctcggcaagctccGCGAACCTCTCTCCCAACCCGACGGCCAAGTCCTCGTGCCCAAAACCCTCGACGACGCCAGGAAACTGATCGGgacaccgccaccacccctcgACAGGGCtgactccccctcccctggcCCGGGTCCGGTGTCAGAAGACCGCCCCCCATTATTGTCTTTCATCTCAGGCACAGGCCGCAAAATATCTCGCGACCCTTCCGCGGATAGTACTCGCAGCGGGGGCTCACGACGTGCCCTAGACGAACCCAATTTACGCCcccccacatcaacaacaacaacaacaacaacagcagtaGCCACAGGAGGGGGCGGTAGTCCAGTTGTGACCAGCCCGCTAGACTCCATGAGACAATTAGGCAACTCGTTCAACCCCTTGGGTCGTATCTCGGCCGGCATCGGCGGCTTTCGCAACTTTGGCCGTTCAACGCCCACACCGTCATCACCTGCGCCACCCACGCCGACGAAGGATGCTGTTTCTACTCTCTCAACCCGTGGGTTGGGAGTCACGACCGGGGCTGCGGGGACAGAAGGGGGTGATTTGGCTACT GCATTTCCCGATCTGGCAGGGTCACTCCCGCCAAGGAAAATTGAGGGGCCGATACAGAAGTTCGTGAACATGCAGAATGCCGCCGAAATGAAAGTGGGGGATGTGTTTGAGCTGCTGAAGGACTACAAGAGGTTGGCTGGGGCGatcaaggagatgggggggttcaaggagtga
- the ain1 gene encoding alpha-actinin (COG:Z; EggNog:ENOG503NVZA), with translation MAGFDSCAAGGQPAPGLPGNSVGLGLELERFPDLDCLQQHSGSHSATTTTTTTTATIVNRPSALSVSSVASSNGSSEYSTDTTFDICDNNADDDEYRRASIASTASSSCTSHTTHCTDDVPTAKSPSSPPGGLGAHTGSPQPQRPPLTRSRRDAKQLHAARLQRSGSTSLALASKRENSLKGRFKRASNTPAADALAATEPPHEQGLTRMAFAEQQRWITVQQKTFTKWLNTKLEVRNLEVKDLVQDLSDGVMLIHLLECLSGESLGRYAAKPKLRVQRFENANLALNFIKSRGIQMTNIGAEDVVDGNRKIILGLIWTLILRFTISDINEEGMTAKEGLLLWCQRKTACYDEVDVRDFSASWNDGLAFCALLDIHRPDLIDYDALDKSDHRGNMQLAFDIAHKEIGIPKLLDVEDVCDVAKPDERSLMTYIAYWFHAFSQMEKVENAGRRVEKFVNNMQGAWEMQSAYERRMAALLKAIRAQIESWQTAKFEGTYADAKAQAGEFASYKRGVKREWVAEKSELATLLGNIKTKLGTYRLRPYDPPAHLSLDTLDREWSNLTKSEMARGQLINETIRDIKNALRKSFADKANDFALALNTMQLAISGLEGDVEDQLHHVRKLSDNLPPLDAYLVTIAAVDAKCQEANIEENDFTTYTYDELVYELSLVKSSVSKKLAFLDNQVVARSMTNLTPIQLEEFESVFRHFDRDDSNSLSEIEFSAALASLGLVFSEDEMHEYFLATSNGRDRVTFEQFIRFMVDVTEDQNTAEQVFQSFREVADGKPYVTEMDLRHSLVPDEVIEKLVEIIPEHKGPDVKEDRGKRQFDYIAFMERLIADEGGRPASSGSGRSNVSGILGERTNGRTSPAKSVASGKNGVY, from the exons ATGGCGGGATTTGACAGTTGTGCCGCTGGCGGACAGCCGGCACCAGGCCTGCCCGGCAACAgcgtggggttggggttggagctggagcgaTTCCCTGATCTCGATTGTTTACAGCAACACTCGGGCAGCCAcagcgccaccaccaccaccaccaccaccaccgcaaccatTGTCAACCGCCCCTCCGCGCTCTCGGTGTCCTCGGTagcctcctccaacggcTCATCCGAATACTCCACGGATACCACCTTTGACATCTGCGACAAcaacgccgacgacgacgaataCAGACGGGCATCCATCGCCAGCACCGCTTCATCATCGTGCACTAGCCACACTACCCACTGCACTGACGACGTCCCCACCGCCAaatctccatcatccccacctGGTGGTCTCGGTGCTCACACGGGCagtccccaaccccaacggccACCACTCACCCGCAGCCGCCGCGACGCCAAACAGCTGCATGCCGCCCGACTGCAGCGTTCAGGCTCAACCAGCCTAGCCCTCGCCAGCAAGAGGGAAAACTCGTTGAAAGGCCGCTTCAAGCGGGCCTCGaacacccccgccgccgacGCTCTCGCCGCCACCGAACCTCCCCACGAGCAGGGCCTGACCAGGATGGCCTTCGCCGAGCAGCAGCGCTGGATTACGGTCCAGCAAAAGACCTTTACCAAATGGCTAAACACAAAGTTGGAAGTCCGGAACCTCGAGGTCAAGGATCTGGTGCAAGACCTGAGTGATGGC GTAAtgctcatccacctcctcgagTGTCTCTCGGGCGAATCACTCGGCCGATATGCCGCCAAACCAAAGCTGCGTGTGCAGCGCTTCGAGaacgccaacctcgccctcaacTTTATCAAATCCCGAGGGATTCAAATGACGAATATAGGCGCCGAAGATGTCGTGGACGGAAACAGAAAGATTATCCTGGGGCTGATATGGACGCTTATTTTGCGTTTCACCATCAGTGACATTAACGAGGAGGGTATGACGGCCAAAGAAGGTCTACTTCTATGGTGTCAACGTAAAACAGCCTGTTACGACGAGGTCGACGTACGGGATTTTAGTGCGAGCTGGAATGATGGCCTGGCATTCTGTGCCTTGCTTGATATCCACCGTCCCGACCTGATCGACTATGACGCTCTCGACAAGTCGGATCACCGGGGCAACATGCAGCTGGCGTTTGATATCGCTCATAAGGAGATTGGCATCCCCAAGCTGCTTGATGTGGAGGATGTGTGCGATGTGGCCAAGCCTGACGAGCGCTCGCTCATGACGTATATTGCCTACTGGTTCCACGCCTTTTCTCAGATGGAAAAGGTTGAGAACGCGGGTCGGCGCGTGGAGAAGTTTGTGAACAACATGCAGGGTGCCTGGGAGATGCAGAGCGCTTATGAGAGGAGAATGGCTGCTCTTCTCAAGGCCATCCGTGCCCAGATTGAGAGCTGGCAGACTGCAAAGTTTGAGGGGACTTATGCTGACGCCAAGGCGCAGGCGGGTGAGTTTGCGTCTTACAAGAGGGGTGTCAAGAGGGAGTGGGTGGCGGAGAAGAGCGAGTTGGCGACGCTGTTGGGGAACATCAAGACCAAGTTGGGGACGTATCGGTTGCGACCGTATGATCCACCAGCGCATTTGAGTCTAGATACGCTTGATAGGGAATGGTCGAATCTGACCAAGTCTGAGATGGCGCGCGGTCAATTGATCAATGAGACCATTAGAGA CATCAAAAACGCCCTCCGCAAGTCTTTTGCCGACAAGGCCAACGATTTTGCGCTCGCCCTCAACACGATGCAACTAGCCATATCAGGGCTGGAAGGCGATGTAGAAGACCAGCTGCACCATGTCAGAAAGCTGTCGGATAACTTACCACCTCTAGACGCGTACCTGGTGACCATCGCGGCAGTAGACGCCAAGTGCCAGGAGGCGAACATTGAAGAGAACGACTTTACGACTTACACGTACGACGAGCTGGTGTACGAGCTCTCGCTCGTCAAATCGTCGGTTTCGAAAAAATTGGCCTTCTTGGACAACCAAGTTGTGGCACGGAGCATGACGAACCTCACGCCTATCCAGCTCGAGGAATTCGAGTCTGTCTTTAGGCACTTTGACCGAGACGACAGCAATTCCCTGTCGGAAATTGAGTTTTCGGCTGCGTTGGCGTCGCTGGGCTTGGTGTTTTCCGAGGATGAGATGCACGAGTACTTTTTGGCGACGTCGAACGGGCGGGACAGGGTGACGTTTGAGCAGTTTATTCGGTTCATGGTTGATGTGACGGAGGATCAGAACACGGCGGAGCAGGTGTTTCAGAGCTTTAGGGAGGTGGCGGACGGGAAGCCGTATGTGACGGAGATGGATCTGCGGCATAGCTTGGTGCCGGACGAGGTGATTGAGAAGCTGGTGGAGATTATTCCTGAGCACAAGGGGCCGGATGTGAAGGAGGACagggggaagaggcagtTTGATTATATTGCTTttatggagaggttgattgCTGATGAGGGGGGCAGGCCGGCTAGtagtgggagtgggaggagtaATGTTAGTGGGATTTTGGGGGAAAGGACGAATGGGAGGACGAGTCCGGCGAAGAGTGTGGCTAGTGGGAAGAATGGGGTTTATTga
- the PUS7 gene encoding multisubstrate pseudouridine synthase 7 (EggNog:ENOG503NX34; BUSCO:EOG09261EY9; COG:S), with amino-acid sequence MAQRPNTHLPAVRLETEKNLGITHRSAALNFAWTGDIRKRYTDFLVYEINIDGSVIHLYDFIEDKPAHSPTESQFQNKSTALVPASTGPRKQENKAPIVVQEISKEDQEKLIKLIGASTAKKLIEVDNNVQRKVLMSAENRTVVFDPIDDRSQRAEVHQEIRRIFNSRVETVANSEGVITATPSKWAVTRGSSNNRTPSQTFGSRRDNTRGQDRNVSFAKLGGEYLHFTMYKENKDTMDAINTIARLLKIKATNFGFAGTKDRRAATVQRISVRYQRASNLTWLNTRIPNVKVGDFVHKEQPLSLGQHGGNEFIITLKNCSPLGGSECSVAQRMKMIQQTVECGLAYLKHNGYINYFGLQRFGTHTIGTHLLGMKILQGDFEGVIDAILHVDDHYIQEAFNNVGSSHGTKRDFDHSHGNGNNASTANRDDYDRARAITIWKTSKNASKAVEGLPKRFSSEIALIRHLGKNPKDFTGAILSITRSMRMMYIHAFQSYVWNHAASRRWSKYGARVIEGDIVLNEDVEDAITRPSEDDEFDTYDDNEVAHVFPQAHVVTAEDLAAEKYTIFDVVLPTPGYDVVYPQNEIGEFYVEFMGKEENGGLNPYDMRRKNREFSLSGSYRALMGRFITEPQYAIRAYVDDTEQMYPTDLDFATHKKAQQKKSLAQPKPASQAANSWNAFAANPAAFDDALAEFQRRRKASEGPASEVKTVIKETWVETGVNGSAKRVKVARHQQEIESPPETPQADALTRRSSDPELQAHMKAALFPGNTEAPAVVPQEDLEMVDTPCAPTPARGPAFLLKSPPVGKGVSLLDAYSPIAEPAAPLQQNPGNLSGDGGLVVPKGPNTSGARGLSDAFYAAGGDDPFVGQTSPPTTIVKKEESDSVAKSESDEWYGKKELAGLLGGPTALVKTEQEDDAAPSTSQALVKVEDDCKSDSSVEELINGVPLPKFYTASNNPLLPPKNIVDVDTLDPRARKIAVILKFQLKTSNYATVVLRELMGTTVE; translated from the exons ATGGCTCAGCGTCCCAATACACACCTGCCCGCGGTGCGTTTGGAGACTGAGAAGAATCTGGGCATCACCCATCGTTCTGCCGCCCTGAACTTTGCCTGGACTGGCGATATCCGCAAGCG ATATACCGATTTCCTTGTGTATGAGATCAACATAGATGGTTCTGTCATCCACCTTTACGACTTCATTGAAGACAAGCCGGCTCACTCCCCAACTGAGAGTCAGTTTCAG AACAAGTCGACTGCTCTTGTTCCCGCTTCGACTGGGCCTCGCAAGCAGGAAAACAAAGCCCCTATTGTAGTCCAAGAGATTTCCAAGGAGGACCAGGAGAAGCTCATCAAGTTGATCGGCGCGTCGAcagccaagaagctcatcgaGGTCGACAACAATGTGCAACGCAAAGTGCTCATGAGCGCCGAAAACCGCACTGTCGTCTTCGACCCGATTGACGATCGCTCTCAACGTGCCGAAGTCCATCAGGAGATTCGTCGCATCTTCAACAGCCGTGTGGAGACTGTTGCCAACTCTGAAGGCGTCATCACTGCGACCCCCTCCAAGTGGGCTGTCACCCGTGGCAGCAGTAACAACCGCACTCCTAGCCAGACATTTGGTTCCCGTCGCGACAATACTAGAGGTCAAGATCGCAACGTCAGCTTCGCCAAGCTGGGTGGTGAATATCTCCACTTCACCATGTacaaggagaacaaggatACGATGGACGCAATCAACACAATCGCCCGTCTCTTGAAGATCAAGGCCACAAATTTTGGCTTTGCCGGCACCAAAGATCGCCGTGCCGCGACTGTTCAGCGGATCAGTGTCCGCTACCAGAGGGCCTCGAACCTCACTTGGTTGAACACCCGTATCCCCAACGTCAAGGTTGGTGATTTTGTGCACAAGGAGCAGCCACTCTCTCTTGGTCAACACGGTGGCAATGAgttcatcatcactctcaaGAACTGCTCCCCTCTCGGTGGCAGTGAATGCTCTGTTGCTCAGCGCATGAAGATGATTCAACAGACGGTCGAGTGCGGCCTTGCCTATCTTAAGCATAACGGATACATCAACTACTTTGGTCTTCAGCGCTTCGGCACCCACACCATCGGGACCCACCTTCTTGGCATGAAGATTCTGCAAGGCGATTTCGAAGGCGTCATCGACGCAATTCTTCATGTCGATGATCACTACATTCAGGAGGCCTTCAATAACGTTGGCTCATCTCACGGGACCAAGCGTGATTTTGATCACAGCCACGGCAATGGCAACAACGCCAGCACTGCCAACCGCGATGACTACGATCGTGCCcgcgccatcaccatctgGAAGACTTCCAAGAATGCAAGCAAGGCTGTGGAGGGCCTACCCAAGAGATTCAGCTCTGAAATCGCTCTCATCCGCCACCTTGGCAAGAACCCAAAGGACTTTACGGGTGCAATTCTGAGCATCACGCGTAGTATGCGAATGATGTATATTCACGCCTTCCAGTCCTACGTCTGGAACCACGCTGCATCCCGTCGTTGGTCCAAGTATGGCGCTCGTGTCATTGAAGGCGACATTGTCTTGAacgaggatgttgaggatgcCATCACTCGTCccagcgaggatgatgagttcGACACTTACGACGACAATGAGGTCGCTCATGTCTTCCCCCAAGCTCACGTGGTTACTGCCGAGGACCTGGCCGCTGAGAAGTACACCATCTTCGATGTCGTTCTCCCCACTCCCGGCTATGATGTCGTTTATCCCCAGAATGAGATTGGCGAGTTCTATGTCGAGTTCATGGGCAAGGAGGAAAATGGCGGTCTGAATCCTTACGACATGCGTCGCAAGAATCGGGAGTTCTCTCTCAGCGGCAGCTACCGCGCTCTCATGGGTCGCTTCATTACTGAGCCCCAATACGCCATTCGGGCTTATGTCGATGACACTGAGCAAATGTACCCCACTGACTTGGATTTTGCTACTCACAAGAAGGCCCAGCAGAAGAAGTCTCTGGCCCAGcccaagccagccagccaggctGCCAACTCTTGGAATGCCTTTGCCGCCAATCCTGCGGCATTTGATGATGCTTTGGCTGAGTTTCAGCGCCGGCGCAAGGCTAGCGAAGGGCCTGCTTCTGAAGTCAAGACAGTCATCAAGGAGACTTGGGTCGAAACTGGTGTCAACGGCTCCGCTAAGCGCGTCAAGGTTGCCCGCCATCAGCAAGAGATTGAGTCACCGCCCGAGACCCCTCAGGCCGACGCTTTGACCAGGCGTTCTTCTGATCCCGAGCTTCAGGCTCACATGAAAGCCGCGCTGTTCCCTGGGAACACGGAGGCTCCGGCTGTCGTCCCCCAAGAGGATCTCGAAATGGTCGACACCCCTTGCGCCCCTACCCCTGCCAGGGGCCCTGCTTTCCTCTTGAAGTCGCCCCCTGTCGGCAAGGGTGTTTCCCTTCTTGACGCGTACTCTCCCATCGCTGAGCCTGCCGCTCCTCTCCAGCAGAATCCTGGTAATTTGTCTGGGGATGGCGGTCTTGTCGTCCCGAAGGGTCCCAATACCTCTGGCGCCCGAGGTCTTTCTGACGCGTTCTACGCCGCTGGCGGGGACGACCCTTTTGTTGGCCAAACTTCGCCTCCTACGACCAttgtgaagaaagaagagagcGACTCGGTTGCCAAGTCAGAATCCGACGAATGGTACGGGAAGAAGGAATTGGCTGGTCTTCTCGGCGGCCCGACTGCTCTCGTCAAGACTGAGCAGGAAGACGACGCCGCGCCCTCTACCTCCCAGGCGCtcgtcaaggttgaggaCGACTGCAAGTCGGATTCCAGTGTCGAAGAGTTGATCAATGGTGTCCCCTTGCCCAAATTCTACACGGCGTCCAACAACCCGTTGTTGCCTCCCAAGAACATTGTCGACGTCGACACTCTCGACCCCAGGGCGCGCAAGATTGCTGTCATTCTCAAATTTCAGCTTAAGACTAGCAACTATGCCACTGTTGTGCTCCGTGAGCTCATGGGTACTACCGTCGAGTAG